TATTCGATGCTCGATCGTATGGACCGGTCGAGGCACTCGTGCATCGCGCCGCCCAGGTCCCTCCGCGCGAGTATACCGCCCAGGGGAATCGGGTGTCCCGTCTCATCCTCCCACCATGCGCCGAGGTCGATCACCTTGGACAGGCCGTATTCGGCGAAAGTGAACCGGCTTTCGTGGATGATTACGCCGGCGTCGACGTCGCCGCGTTCACAGGCCGGCATGATCTCGTCGAAGGGCAGGTAGATCAGTCGATCCAGGGCGGGATCGAAAAGCCTCAGCAGCAGCGCCGCCGTGGTCAGCCGGCCGGGCACGGCGATCTTCTTGCCCTTCAGCCGTTCCGGCTGAAGGGGTTCTCTCGAAACCACCAGGGGGCCGCAACCTCTGCCCAGGGCCCCGCCGGCCCGGAGCAGGACGTAGTGGTCCCGGACGTAGCCCAGGGCGTGAAAGGAAATCTTGGTCAGATCGAGTTTGCGCTCCAGGGCCATGGCATTCAAGGTCTCTATATCTTCCAGCACTTCCCGGCACCTCGGCGCATCGGGAATTCGACCACGCGTCATGGCGCAGAAGATGAACGTGTCGTTCGGACAGGGCGAATACCCGAGGGAAAGGACGGTCATGATCCTGCCTCCTTACGGGCTGCGTCCGGGAGCAAAAAACGGGCCCTGATTGTGCGCCGCCTCATAAGACTCCATGTTCTACGATCAACTGGACCGCCTGCTCACAGCACCGGATCGCCAGGGGCAGATCCCACTGCGACAGATCCCTGTCGACCACCCGGTTGCTGATGCCGCGGATCTCCACGAAGGGTATCCCGTTGGCCGCGGCAACATGGGCCGC
The sequence above is a segment of the Gemmatimonadota bacterium genome. Coding sequences within it:
- a CDS encoding 1,4-dihydroxy-6-naphthoate synthase, coding for MTVLSLGYSPCPNDTFIFCAMTRGRIPDAPRCREVLEDIETLNAMALERKLDLTKISFHALGYVRDHYVLLRAGGALGRGCGPLVVSREPLQPERLKGKKIAVPGRLTTAALLLRLFDPALDRLIYLPFDEIMPACERGDVDAGVIIHESRFTFAEYGLSKVIDLGAWWEDETGHPIPLGGILARRDLGGAMHECLDRSIRSSIEYAYAHPDEVRPYIRRHAQEMDETVMQQHIDLYVNRYSLQYGDDGEAAIQDLYARAEDVGIVPVSELALFE